Proteins encoded within one genomic window of Neoarius graeffei isolate fNeoGra1 chromosome 18, fNeoGra1.pri, whole genome shotgun sequence:
- the LOC132865879 gene encoding uncharacterized protein LOC132865879, which produces MRARKKAEQPEQPRLTRAAKEEQREKWRQAKAKWWVSLHPQKQCHQREKRAQPEREKRANKRVSAAAASQPSSSIPQASTCTPLSSWSQGARRKAKAWAYATFPHSPCRLVETLNDIVHSLAPRKKQLFKTLQPGSLEHRIRKSVIFELKKNNTRRNKDLLHTRHVLLNTCQKYLNLRGSSSIRAVSKGSSLSLTESKHMKQEKMKRD; this is translated from the exons ATGAGAGCCCGAAAAAAAGCAGAGCAGCCAGAGCAACCTAGATTGACTCGAGCTGCTaaagaggagcagagagagaagTGGAGGCAGGCGAAGGCAAAGTGGTGGGTGAGCTTACATCCCCAGAAACAATGCCATCAGAGGGAGAAGAGAGCCCAGCCGGAAAGAGAAAAGCGAGCGAACAAAAGAG TATCTGCAGCTGCTGCTTCCCAGCCATCCAGCAGCATACCACAGGCTTCCACTTGCACCCCACTGTCATCATGGAGTCAAGGAGCCAGAAGAAAGGCAAAGGCTTGGGCCTATGCAACTTTTCCACACAGTCCTTGCAGACTCGTAGAGACTCTGAATGATATTGTACATTCCCTTGCACCTCGTAAGAAGCAGCTATTCAAAACGCTCCAGCCAGGGTCATTAGAACACAGGATCAGGAAATCTGTGATATTTGAGCTGAAAAAGAACAACACCAGGCGAAATAAAGATCTGCTTCACACTCGCCACGTTCTCCTCAATACCTGTCAAAAATACCTGAATCTTCGAGGATCCAGCAGCATCCGAGCAGTCAGCAAGGGGAGCAGTTTGTCACTGACTGAATCAAAGCACATGAAACAAGAGAAGATGAAAAGAGACTGA
- the LOC132865915 gene encoding zinc finger BED domain-containing protein 4-like: MFEEIIQESDPDLRQPSATAQQLDCYLSEVLIPRNDDPLTYWRTNRGRFPELARMARRYLAAPCTSTDSERLFSAASNVLDERRNRLTCDKAEKLLFIKKNLPLFLKE; encoded by the exons ATGTTCGAGGAAATCATCCAGGAAAGCGACCCAGATCTCAGGCAGCCGAGTGCCACTGCTCAGCAGCTGGACTGTTACCTGTCAGAAGTCCTGATCCCCAGGAATGATGATCCTCTAACATATTGGAGGACCAATCGAGGGCGCTTTCCTGAGTTGGCACGGATGGCACGCAG GTACTTGGCTGCTCCATGCACAAGCACAGATAGCGAGAGGCTGTTTAGTGCTGCATCCAATGTTCTTGATGAGAGGAGGAACAGACTGACATGTGACAAAGCAGAGAAGTTACTGTTCATAAAGAAGAACCTGCCACTGTTCCTGAAGGAGTAG